A region of the Salvelinus alpinus chromosome 24, SLU_Salpinus.1, whole genome shotgun sequence genome:
gcagaagcagcagtagtagtagtagtagtagtagtggtagcagcagcagtggcagtagtagtagtagtggtagcagcagcagtagtagtagtagtagtagtagtagtagtagtagtagcagcagtagtagcagcagaagcagtagtagtagtagtagtagtagtggtagcagcagcaatggcagtagtagtagtagtggtagcagcagcagcagtagtagtagtagtagtagtagcagcagtagtagtagtagtagcagcagcagcagttgtagtagtagtagcagtagtagtagcagcagaagcagtagtagtagtagtagtagcagcagaagcagcagcagtagtagcagcagtagtagtagtagtagtagtagtagtagtagtagtagtagcagcagaagcagcagtagtagtagtagcagcagaagcagcagtagttgtagtagtattagcagcagaagcagcagcagtagtagtagaagcagcagaagtagtagtagtagtagtagtagtagtagtattagcagcagaagcagcagcagtagcagcagaagcagcagtagtagtagtagcagtagtagtagtagtagcagcagaagtagtagtagtagtagcagcagaagcagcagcagcagtagtagtagtagtagtagcagcagaagcagcagtagtagtagcagcagaagcagcagaagcagcagtagtagcagcagtaggagtagtagtagcagcagaagtagtagtagcagcagaagcagcagcagcagtagtagtagtagcagcagaagcagcagtagtagtagtagcagcagtagtagtagtagtagtagtagtagcagcagcagcagtagtagtagcagcagcagtagtagtagtagtagtaggagaagcagcagtagtagcagtagtagtagtagtagtagtagtagtagcagcagcagcagcagcagtagtagtagtagtagtagcagcagcagtagtagcagtagtagtagcagcagaagcagtagtagtagtagcagcagaagcagcagcagcagtagtagtagtagtagtagtagtagtggtagcagcagcagtagtagtagtagtaggagaagcagcagtagtagcagtagtagtagtagtagtagtagtagcagcagaagcagcagcagcagtagtagtagtagtagtagcagcagaagcagcagtagtactagcagcagaagcagcagaagcagcagtagtagcagcagtaggagtagtagtagcagcagaagtagtagtagcagcagaagcagcagcagcagtagtagtagtagtagcagcagaagcagcagtagtagtagtagcagcagtagtagtagtagtagtagtagtagcagcagcagcagtagtagtagcagcagcagtagtagtagtagtaggagaagcagcagtagtagcagtagtagtagtagtagtagtagtagtagcagcagcagcagcagcagtagtagtagtagcagcagcagtagtagcagcagaagcagtagtagtagtagcagcagaagcagcagcagcagcagcagcagtagtagtagtagtagtagcagcagcagcagcagcagtagtagtagtagtagtagtagtagcagcagcagcagcagcagcagtagtagtagtagtagcagcagcagtagtagcagtagtagtagcagcagaagcagtagtagtagtagcagcagaagtagtagtagtagtagtagcagcagcagcagcagcagcagcagtagtagtagtagtagtagtagtagtagtagtggtagcagcagcagtagtagtagtagtaggagaagcagcagtagtagcagtagtagtagtagtagcagaagcagcagtagtagtagtagtagcagcagaagtagtagtagtagtagtagcagcagaagcagcagtagtagtagcagcagaagcagcagtagtagtagcagcagaagcagcagtagtagtagtagtagcagcagtagtagtagtagtagtagcagcagaagcagcagtagtagtagcagcagaagcagcagtagtagcagcagaagtagtagtagtagtagcagcagaagcagcagtagtagtagcagtagtagtagtagtagtagtagtagtagtggtagcagcagcagtagtagtagtagtaggagaagcagcagtagtagcagtagtagtagtagtagtagcagtagtagtagtagtagtagtagcagcagtagtaagtagcagcagaagcagtagtagtagtagtagcagcagcagtagtagtagtagtagtagcagcagcagtagtagtagcagcagcagtagtagtagtagtagtagtagcagcagcagtagtagtagtagcagcagcagcagtagtagtagcagcagaagcagtagtagtagcagcagaagcagcagtagtagcagtagtagtagcagcagcagtagcagcagtagtagtagcagcagaagcagtagtagtagcagcagaagtagtagtagtagcagcagtagtagtagcagcagaagcagtagtagtagcagcagtagtagtagcagcagaagcagtagtagtagcagcagtagtagtagcagcagaagcagtagtagtagcagcagtagtagtagtagcagcagaagcagtagtagtagtagtagtagcagcagaagcagtagtagtagcagcagaagcagcagaagcagcagtagtagcagcagtagtagtagcagcagaagcagtagtagtagcagcagaagtTAGCTAGTATCCTGGTAAGACTGATGCTTTAGTTAACAGGATGACCAGATAGTCTGGAGTTGAAGGACCTCTTTTATATACTCTCTCTGTGGCACCTCCCTCTATAGCGTCTCCCATGACAACAAGGCTTCTAGAATCAAAATACAGCCTGTTGGTCTGTCCCCCCTAACATACTGATACTTACTACTTTCAGAACCTGCTTGACTGTCTCCCTGTTCCCCACATAACCTCTatacagagatagaaagagaggaacttttccctcctccctcactctctacaTTATTTCTCAATTGTTGTGCAACAGAGAAGGAACAGATTCCAGAGCAGAGAGTCACAGCTCTGTTTTAAAACCTACTGGCAACACTGACTCtctgtttttctttctctctctccttgttatcaaaaccatgtgtgtgtgtgtgtctgtgtgtgtgtgtgtgtgactgtgtgggtgtgtgtctgtgtgtgtgcacatgttatGGTCTAGGAAGGACAGAAGGGACACatgggaggacaggagagggtaaAGAaaaagatagaggagaggagaagaaaaggaggggaggggacaagagaggagaaagacaggcaggcaggcagacacatcAGGTAATAATTGGATAATTGAAGAGATGAGAGTGATGGAGGATAGGAGAAGAGGGTAGAAAGAGATACAAAGAGAATGGAGAggatgagtggagagagagagatcatttttgtgtgaaaaAGGTCAGAatggaggttgtgtgtgtgtgtgagagaaagcgggacagggagagagacagagaaagagagagggggaaagaggtcAGGAAAGAGGTAGTGTGGATCGGATGGTTTAGTACTTCCTGTCAAACACATCACGCAGCTGCCCCCACTTCCTGAAgagaaaggacacacacacacaacaaaatacATACAAACACCTACATATATCACAACCACCAGCCCACACCACAATCAAATCCACTACACCCACAATCTACACCCACTCACAATATACACCCACTCACAACCGACAcacaccagtggtgtaaagtacttaagttgtttttttgaGTATCTGTACTTGACTTTACTATATAttcttttacttcactacattcctaaaaaaaaaaactatttactttttactccatacattttccctcacacccaaaagtactcattacatttggaatgcttagcaggacaggaaaatggtcgaattcacacacttatcaagagaacatccctggtcatccctactgcctttgatctggcggactcactaaacacaaatgcttttatttgtgaaattatgtctgagtgttggagtgcgcCCCAGGCTATCCATAAAGAAAacagaaaaaaagaaaatggtgccatctggttggCTTGATATAAGGAGTattaaattatttatatttttactttgatacttaagtatatttaaaacagaatacttttagacttttactcaagtagtattttactgggtgaccttcacttttacttgagtcattttctattaaggtagctttacttttactcaagtatgacaattgagtacagGCTTCTGGAACACTCTCAGATGAAagcaggggagagggaaagagagagaattaaaaaaagagaggaggggagagagaggagggattgaTATTCTCAACATATCTGGAAGCAATCGTGATGAGAGTAACACACACAAGCTTTCACTACAAAAGAACACGGAGTCCTTGCCCACTTCCAACAAATACAtactctctcacacgcacacgaGCAGTCAGAAATCAGTGGCAGATATGACACTATACCAGGGGTCTCCAacttttctagcatgagagctactttAAAAGAAATGCAACATGTCACGAGCAACACATTTTTTCTCCTAGAtttcaaataggcacattcttcTCTGCTTAACTGGGTCCTTAAGTGTACAAGACAGTGGTGCACTGTTTTCTGTCATTATACCTGCTAAAATAACGGTTAATAaacaactctaaggggggggcTCTACAAAATCTGTGATTTCTCCCCCAAATTATGTTGTATATTTTCCCCCAAttttgttttttctgtttttagatttttgggggtttTCACTCTCAAATTCCAATTGTTTGTAGAGAAACAACACAATTGGATGTCCTGAGTCGATGTCATtgcttaaatcacatcagaagacctttttttttttaggtctggAAGAAAAATAACACTTTTAGATTTTTGActgtaattcccctttaattggTCATCTGGTCCTTTAATTGCACATCTAGTGGGTGAGGAATTTGCCATCTAATGTGCAGGTCTAGTGATGGTTCTGTACTGCTGTTGCTCATTTCCTGGCAAAGTTTGCAAATAACAAATAATAGATCCAGATGATATACTTACTCATTATATACTTCCGCCAGGTAAGACAACTTTGCAGTTAACGTTTACTTGACAAGGTTTTAGGGAAAGTATTTCAGTCAACCCACAAGAAAGTTATCACATCAACTGGCTACTGGTCTTTACTGTGAGCCGTCAatgaatcaaatgttatttgtcacaatgCAACAGGTATAGATAGTACACTTTAGTTTGAAATGAACCACAGGTCTTCATGCCATGCATTACATAACACTTTACATTTTGGTAAGTGATGGCAGGTTTTGTGTTGGTGAGCGGATACAATTATCAAGAATCTTGTCATAGAATGCAACAAGCAGGCAAAATAAATGTCAATGTTTTGGGGAATTTATTTTTCAACAAAAATGTTAATGTCAATGACAATAGAATTGATATGCAGTCATTTTGTTACTGTGGTAGCCTACTAACATTGTATGAAAATTAAAGACGCTTTCCAATAAAATATTTTTACAATTTCTGGATACACAAGATAACGGTGTTAACTTAAATCAACATTCTCCAAAAAGTGACTCGTCGTCTTTGGATGAGCAACATCCACATGAAGTTATGCTCTTAATTTTCAGACATTTACCTCCTCTGAATGGATGGAAGGATGGAATAGTTTCCATGCTTCTCCTTCCCCTACTGAAACCTCTTGAGAAACTCCTGATAGGTCTGTCTGTGTGCCGAGGCCGCTGGCACAAAATGGCCACCAGGATGAGTCAGCACCTGAGGCTCCTGGAACAGGGGAAGGAGCTCCCGGCTCATCCTATCAGAAATGACCTGGTCTTCCTGTCCGAAGACGTGCAGGGACGGGATGACGAGCGGAGCAGGGCCGCCATAGAACCGCTGGTGTTCCGAACAAGCACTCCGGAACCCGGCCACCAGGATAGCGAAGCGGAACTGGAATTGTGGTTCTAGATTCTGCTCCTGTATAGAACAGAGCATGGCAACTAGAGCAGCGCCCTGGCTGAACCCCAGCACACCGTCAAACGGGCCCAGGTCCTTCACTGCTGTCCTCACGGCCTCCACACTCTCCTCAAGCCCCAGGCTCGCCTGACACTGCTGCCCGGCGTCGAAGCTCCGAGCCTGGATGTCAGAGAACCACCATCCCCTGGGGGCCTCGTCACCTCCAGGGCCCACTTCATTCTCCTTCCCTTGGGCTgctggagggagagaaaagagagagaaaagagagagagaagagagagagaagagagaggtagaagggCGAGAAAGAGAGTATTAAACTAAGTTGATATTGCATTTAGTTGAAATCTGTATGTGATCACCCTGATAGGTACCGGTCAGAAAGCCATGCATTACCAAAAGTTTGGTAACACAACAATCCCTATCCTCACAGCACTGTTCAGTCAGAATGTACACTGAGTatccaaacattaagaacacctgctctttccatgacatagattgaccagtgaatccaggtgaaagttatgatcccttattgatgtcacttgttaaatccacatcaaatcagtgtagatgaaggagaggagacaggttcaaGAAGGATTgagacattgtgtgtgtgctgttcagaaggtgaatgggcaagacaaaagatgctgggtttttcacgctcaacagtttcccgtgtgtatcaagaatggtccaccacccaaaggacatccagccaacttgacacaactgtgggaagcattggaatcaacatgggccagcatccatgtagAACGCTTTCCACTccttgtagagtccatccccctgacaaattgaggctgttctgagggcagaggggggggggggtgcaactcaatattaggaaggtgtttctaataTTTGGTATACTCTGTGTGctttcataaagtattcacaccccttgaccaaatgttgttgtgttacagcctgaatttaaaattgattaaagtaTTTTAAAAATTGTCACTAGCCTAcaaaatatcccataatgtcaacttggaaatatatatatatattttttttaatgtttacaaattaataaaacatttaaactgaaacgtattgagtcaataagttcAGGAGAAAAATGTCACATAAGTCGGATacgtgcaataatagtgttgaacatgattgaatgactacctcatctcttacCACGtgcggctcagttggtagaacatggcgaTTGCAACGCTAGggctgtgggttcgattcccacgggggacctgtacgaaaatgtatgcactcactacttactgtaagttgctaaatgactaaaatgtaaacgtTATCAcgattatctgtaaggtccctcagtcgagcagtacatttcaaactcagattcaaccacaaagaccagggaggttttccaatgtcacgcaaagaagggcacctattggtagatgggtcaaaaaaattaaataaaaaagatattgaatatcccattgataatggtgaagttattaattcaaATTaattgttatttgtcacatgcgccgaatacaacaggtgtagtagaccttacagtgaaatgcttacttacaagcccttaaccaacaatgcagttaagaaaataccccacaaaaaagtaagagataagaataacaaataattaaagagcagcagtaaataacaatagcggggctatatacagggggtacaagtacagagtcaatgtgcgggggcaccggtactgaggtaatatgtacttgtagagtagagttattaaagtgactatgcatagataacagagaatagcagcagcgtagaagattacactttggatggtgtatcaatacacccagtcactacaacgatacaggcgtccttcctaactcagatgccagagaagaaggaaaccgctcagggatttcaccatgaggccaatggtgactgtaaaacagttacagagtgtaatgactgtgataggagaaaactgaggatggatcaacaacattgtagttaagcCACAATACTAACTAGTGATGCAcagatatccaatattttccctgccactgcagtccctggttcgatgattgggagtcccatagggcagcgcacaattggcccagtgtcgtctgggccgtcattgtaaataagaatttgctcttaaccgacttgcctagttaaataaaggttacacacaccaaaaagttattttgttggcatttacgtatgtccccattaccagtaaaacataatcaaaacctatttcttgcAATttcttgctgtgctgtttcgtcgttcatttgttcagtcgtttcattctcaaccaggatttctatggaacgcggttagggtctttgcgtgtcaaataaCACAACATAATCGGTTTccgtagctatagttagctagctaactatatagctatgtgtcatcatctaaaataaccctaatttataagacagttcttatttgattagtGGTgctcggacccatctatgtgaggCTAgcaacaataaggattagccacaatagtggactttgcggttagccttcaaataaaagtatggcataattctactatttgtattcatttgcatcactgtcaattacatacttttattttgaaggcaaaccacaAATTCCACTATTATGCCTAATGCTGATTGTGGCaaacttcacaacacataacccggtccggtcgagcctcactagccagatgaagctagcgggctgcttataacgttagctttgggaaACAGGGTtatgtagctggctagctatttattttcatgaactgaagttcaatttcaataggcgaacaacatgTGGCAAgctaatacttacaaggattccttaatcattgctaagaataatgaaaatgactgcagtttctactggtcattgttttcaggctggttgtattggtgctagctaggtaccaagataaagctagctaccccagaagttacgctcgaacaaatgatgctttattaccaacacgGTATTGTAAaaacatcgttcgtggccggtgtttgcagactttttttgtacagctttgacagtgctactgtatcttttttgacacgcaaagacccaaacggcgttccatagtttgtatatcgtgaagctaataggagtgacgctattactgtgtaactccggtagcgCGACATCTGAAAAAttgcgcacttggtagtgtgtaccggtgctcgtccagtcggcgaaagcc
Encoded here:
- the ovca2 gene encoding esterase OVCA2 isoform X2, with the protein product MATVTRAAPLRILCIHGYRQNSGSFREKTGALRKLLKKYVELVYMSAPHRVPQTGDAQGKENEVGPGGDEAPRGWWFSDIQARSFDAGQQCQASLGLEESVEAVRTAVKDLGPFDGVLGFSQGAALVAMLCSIQEQNLEPQFQFRFAILVAGFRSACSEHQRFYGGPAPLVIPSLHVFGQEDQVISDRMSRELLPLFQEPQVLTHPGGHFVPAASAHRQTYQEFLKRFQ
- the ovca2 gene encoding esterase OVCA2 isoform X1, which produces MATVTRAAPLRILCIHGYRQNSGSFREKTGALRKLLKKYVELVYMSAPHRVPQTGDAAQGKENEVGPGGDEAPRGWWFSDIQARSFDAGQQCQASLGLEESVEAVRTAVKDLGPFDGVLGFSQGAALVAMLCSIQEQNLEPQFQFRFAILVAGFRSACSEHQRFYGGPAPLVIPSLHVFGQEDQVISDRMSRELLPLFQEPQVLTHPGGHFVPAASAHRQTYQEFLKRFQ